From [Flavobacterium] thermophilum:
AAGCGGGGATCCAATTCCCCGATAAATTCGCGTGGATGTTGGAAAGGCCGAAAGCGAAATTGTTCGGGGAGGAACAGTTCCCTTCGATTATCGAAAAGGCGTGCTGCTATTACCATTCCATCGCGACAGGTCATATTTTCCACAACGGCAATAAGCGGACAGCTTTAACCGTATTCGTCACGTTCCTTGATTTGAATGGATATGAGTTCACGATGACCAATAAAGAAGCGGAAAATTTCACAGTGTACCTTGTCGAGGATGCCAAGTTCCGAGGAAATGATTGCATCCAGCATCTTGTCCACGAATTAGAAGGTTACATCCGCCCCATCCAAAAACGAAAAGAATGAGGAAAAGAGTGAGGAAAAGAGTGGGCCAAAGCCGGGTCAAGTTCAATTATTGCGTGAAATTCTATCGCCAACCCAGTAAACTTGGATGACAGGACCACAACGTCGTTTTTTGCTGCTTTGTTTTTACACAACTGTGCGAACCTTGATCCAAAGCCGCCTTTTCGCTATCCTCAATTTTTAGGTATTGTCAAAAGTTTATCCTCCACACTCACGGTCTTCCCTTGAGTTTCAACGGTTGAACGAAAAAAGCTTTCTACCCCCGGTGTTTCGGCCATCATTGAGGCAACAACACCCAACAGCCAAAACAAAGGGCGGCCTGATCTTTTGTCCTCCAGATCCCGTTGAAACGAAAGTTTGCCCATTGTATCCCCGCTTATTTTTTGGCTATCCTACAACATGGAAGCGAAAGTCTTTCGTCGGAAAATGAGAAAAACGGATTCCGATCATCGTCAGGAATCCGTTTGTCTATATTGTCAACATTTCTTCAAAATTTGGCGATTCATTAGTTGAACTTTTCAAAAAAATGTATATAATTTCTTGTATATCTTTCCCATCTTTGTTCAAGGAGTGAGTACAGTGAATACACTAGGAAGAATAAGCAACTTTGTCGGCAATACGTTTGCGATCTGGGTGCTTTTGTTCGGAGCGCTCGCCTTTTTCGCTCCCAGCGCATTTACGTGGATCGCTCCGTATATCGTGCCGCTTCTAGGCATCGTGATGTTTGGCATGGGATTGACGCTGTCAGCGAACGATTTTAAAGAGGTGTTCAAGCGTCCGCTTGATGTGTTAATCGGCGTCGTTGCCCAGTTTCTCATCATGCCGCTTATCGCGTTTTTGCTCGCTTACTTTCTGCCGGTTTCGCGCGAAGTGGCGCTCGGCATTATTTTAGTCGGCTGCTGTCCGGGCGGAACGGCGTCCAACGTCATGACGTATTTGGCGAAAGGAGATACGGCTCTGTCGGTCGCCGTCACGTCTGTTTCGACGATTTTAGCGCCGATTTTGACGCCTTCGCTCATCTTGCTTTTAGCGGGAAAATGGCTGTCCGTATCGGCCGCAGCTTTGTTTTGGTCGATCGTCAAAGTCGTCCTGATTCCGATCCTTTTAGGACTCATCGCCCAGGCGCTGTTCCAAAAGCAAGTCAAAGCGTGCATCCCGGCGCTGCCGCTCGTTTCGGTCATCGCCATTGTAGCCATCGTCGCCGCCGTCGTCGGGCAAAACCAAGCCGCCATTGCCAAAAGCGGGCTTCTTATTTTTCTGATTGTAGTCGCTCACAACGGATTGGGGCTGCTGCTTGGGTATTGGTTTGCCAAACTGTTTCGCCTGTCGCCGCCAAAACAAAAGGCGATTTCCATTGAAGTGGGCATGCA
This genomic window contains:
- a CDS encoding death-on-curing family protein; this encodes MVYYLTAEEILFIHYTVMEMYDDAEQAGIQFPDKFAWMLERPKAKLFGEEQFPSIIEKACCYYHSIATGHIFHNGNKRTALTVFVTFLDLNGYEFTMTNKEAENFTVYLVEDAKFRGNDCIQHLVHELEGYIRPIQKRKE
- a CDS encoding bile acid transporter → MNTLGRISNFVGNTFAIWVLLFGALAFFAPSAFTWIAPYIVPLLGIVMFGMGLTLSANDFKEVFKRPLDVLIGVVAQFLIMPLIAFLLAYFLPVSREVALGIILVGCCPGGTASNVMTYLAKGDTALSVAVTSVSTILAPILTPSLILLLAGKWLSVSAAALFWSIVKVVLIPILLGLIAQALFQKQVKACIPALPLVSVIAIVAIVAAVVGQNQAAIAKSGLLIFLIVVAHNGLGLLLGYWFAKLFRLSPPKQKAISIEVGMQNSGLGAALATAHFSPLAAVPSAIFSVWHNISGPIVATYFRKQADRHAADEQTISA